A DNA window from Sphaeramia orbicularis chromosome 22, fSphaOr1.1, whole genome shotgun sequence contains the following coding sequences:
- the LOC115413550 gene encoding GTPase IMAP family member 9-like isoform X2 produces MSGAYYQGSRKQKKSDGLRLILVGKTGAGKSGAGNTILGREEFQSELSSSSWTLQCQRAEGEVRGRKVAVVDTPGLFDTNFPEDEVLKKIKTCMSLSAPGPHAFLVVLRLGRFTKEEKETLRMIQSTFGEEAVKYSIVLFTHGDKLKKQTIEGFISKSEELMGLIDLCHGRYHVFNNRVSEPRQTDELLEKVERMVQENGGGHYTKKMFKRAEKASKKEKKMLLKAQKAEEKQQKDELRAEVEREMGLSGRHRTVKGGKCVLQ; encoded by the exons ATGAGTGGAGCTTACTATCAAG GATCACGTAAGCAGAAGAAGAGTGATGGGCTACGACTCATACTTGTCGGGAAGACAGGAGCAGGGAAAAGTGGTGCGGGAAACACCATCCTGGGAAGGGAGGAGTTTCAGTCGGAACTGTCTTCCTCTTCCTGGACACTTCAATGCCAGAGAGCTGAGGGAGAGGTCAGGGGTCGAAAGGTGGCTGTCGTCGATACTCCGGGGCTGTTCGACACCAATTTCCCTGAAGATGAAGTGTTAAAGAAAATAAAGACGTGCATGTCTTTATCTGCTCCTGGTCCTCATGCCTTCCTGGTGGTTCTGAGGTTGGGTCGATTCACCAAGGAGGAGAAGGAAACGCTGAGGATGATTCAAAGCACATTTGGTGAGGAGGCCGTGAAATACTCAATAGTGTTGTTCACACATGGGGATAAGCTGAAGAAGCAAACAATTGAGGGTTTTATTTCAAAGAGTGAAGAGCTCATGGGCCTCATTGACCTTTGCCACGGCAGATATCACGTCTTCAACAATCGAGTGAGTGAACCTCGACAGACCGATGAGCTCCTGGAGAAAGTTGAGAGAATGGTTCAAGAAAATGGTGGAGGGCACTACACAAAAAAGATGTTTAAAAGAGCAGAGAAGGCTtcgaagaaagagaaaaaaatgctgttaaagGCACAGAAAGCAGAGGAGAAGCAGCAGAAGGACGAGCTGAGAGCTGAGGTTGAGAGAGAGATGGGCTTGTCCGGGAGACACAGGACAGTCAAAGGTGGTAAATGTGTTCTTCAATGA
- the LOC115413550 gene encoding GTPase IMAP family member 9-like isoform X1 — MSGAYYQGYSGYSESERRIVLVGKTGVGKSAAGNTILGREAFESELSPSSMTSECQKAKGEVDGRKVAIIDTPGLFDTNFTQEEVLRRIKMCISLSAPGPHAFLVVLQLGRFTKEEKDTVSMIQTTFGEEAADYTLVLFTHGDQLRKQSFEGYLSESADLLEIIRKCHNRYHVFNNEVKDPEQTRQLLDKIDKMTMSNGGHFYTNEMFMKAEAAIEKEKERLLQEMEAQKQKELDELRAKYGGKVFYRKEQQVHIRYQNEARYRAERSNDFIAAPAVAVATACGAAIGGLLGVAGGPIGLAVGVAAGAAVGASIAIISLKVSDRCNVQ, encoded by the exons ATGAGTGGAGCTTACTATCAAG GGTACAGTGGTTACAGTGAGAGTGAGAGGAGGATTGTTCTGGTCGGGAAAACTGGAGTTGGGAAGAGCGCAGCGGGAAACACCATCCTGGGGAGGGAAGCCTTCGAGTCAGAGCTATCTCCATCCTCCATGACATCTGAATGCCAGAAAGCCAAGGGAGAGGTTGATGGTCGAAAGGTTGCCATCATTGACACCCCAGGACTCTTTGACACCAACTTCACCCAAGAGGAGGTTCTGAGAAGAATCAAGATGTGCATCTCTTTGTCTGCTCCCGGTCCTCACGCCTTCCTGGTGGTTCTTCAGCTGGGCAGGTTCACCAAGGAGGAGAAAGACACTGTCTCCATGATTCAAACTACATTTGGTGAAGAAGCAGCTGACTACACACTGGTTTTATTCACACATGGAGACCAGCTGAGGAAGCAAAGCTTTGAGGGCTACCTTTCTGAAAGTGCAGACCTGTTAGAAATAATCCGAAAGTGCCACAATCGCTACCACGTCTTCAACAACGAGGTGAAAGACCCCGAACAAACCCGCCAACTCCTGGATAAAATTGATAAGATGACTATGAGTAATGGCGGACACTTCTACACCAatgagatgttcatgaaagcagAGGCGGCCATTGAAAAGGAGAAAGAGCGACTCCTACAGGAGATGGAGGCGCAGAAGCAGAAGGAGCTGGATGAACTCAGAGCCAAATATGGAGGAAAGGTCTTTTACAGAAAGGAGCAACAGGTGCATATCAGATACCAGAATGAAGCCCGATATCGAGCTGAAAGATCAAATGATTTCATTGCTGCTCCAGCGGTTGCTGTAGCGACAGCCTGTGGTGCTGCCATTGGAGGTCTGCTTGGAGTTGCAGGAGGTCCAATTGGTTTGGCAGTTGGCGTTGCAGCTGGAGCAGCTGTAGGAGCTTCCATTGCCATTATATCACTCAAAGTCTCAGATCGATGCAACGTACAATAA